In Tautonia rosea, the genomic window GACCGACGTCCTTGAGTTCAAGAACGTGCGTTCCGCGAACCCCAGGATGCGATGAAAGCCGAATTGATCCCCGATAATGGTGATCCCCCGATCCCGGTCACACGAGACATCACCGTCGTCGGCCGTCGGGACGGGTGCGACATCTGGATCGATCACCCGTCGATCTCGAAGCGGCATTGTGTGCTGGTAAGAACCTCGGGATTGCTGATCCTTCGCGATCTGGCCTCGACCAACGGCACGCGGGTCAAGGGGCAGCGAGTCCGATGGGCGGCCCTGCTTCCTGGAGATAGGGTGAGCCTGGGAGGGTACAAA contains:
- a CDS encoding FHA domain-containing protein encodes the protein MKAELIPDNGDPPIPVTRDITVVGRRDGCDIWIDHPSISKRHCVLVRTSGLLILRDLASTNGTRVKGQRVRWAALLPGDRVSLGGYKFRIYLGPDDALSPSELKDKAPEPIMTGFAPPTPPIAQPVRDFAAPETPELPVDDRDGQDENQDFGEDDGQWEKLPTPSDGNEFFIEL